TCCTCCCGAGACGGCGCCCGAGCAAGTCGGATCTTACAGCCTTACCTGGACTTTTGAAACCCACCTGGTGTTGAGGAGTCTATGTGACCCCTGGAGGACTACGTAGACTTTGGACGCGCATGGAGACCCGTAGGGGGCTTACATGAGGATCACTGAGGATTAGCGGCTAGGAGGCGTGGCGAGCATCCTCCACAAAAGGTAAAACAGGAAGTAGAGGATGACATCATCGCACTAACAATATGCCACTATCACCAGCAGGCGGGGTCGCAGGTCAAGGGTCACCAGATTACAGCAAAAGTGTTTTGATGAGCCTGAAAAACAAAGGTTGTGTTTCCGTGGTAACGCAGCGCAGCGCAGCAGCCGATTGGCTGCCCGGAGTGATACTCGGGGGCGAGCGGGGGGGTTGCCAATAAGCGTCCAGGTGTCAAAGTCtcatgtaggtgtgtgtgtgtgtgtgtgtgtgtgtgtgtgtgtgtgtgtgtagtatttaaagagcacacacacaccttagcTCTCCTTGGAGTGCTTGCGGACGTGAAGGTAAGAGCACGTCTTCTCAGCAGTGATCCTCACTTTCTTTAACACTGGCGAGGGGGCGGTGCCTAAACCGGGCCGAAGCTTGATGTTTCTAGACAACACGGCGGCCGTTACAGGCGACACGACGACGACAACCGAGAGAAGCAAAGAGCTGGACACTAAGAGCTCAGTGCTAAAAGCTAAGAACTAGCACTAGATGCTAACGGCTAGCTGCTACGAGCTCGCTGCTGGTTTCTGTCCTGATGAACGCTTGCTAGGCACCTGCTCACCTTTTCTTGGCGGCTCAAAGGTCCGTCCATTAggtgcttttattctgaaggctGCGAGTCTTATCAGCTGCCACACCCACCGTTGGCATGTCCAGCTCCAGAAACCCGACACACCCAACAGTTAGCGTGGTagaactgcatatgttagcgtggtggaactgcatatgttagcgtcgtagaactgcatatgttagcgtggtggaactgcatatgttagcgtggtggaactgcatatgttagcgtggtggaactgcatatgttagcgtggtagaactgcatatgttagcgtggtgtaactgcatatgttagcgtggtagaactgcatatgttagcgtggtggaactgcatatgttagcgtggtagaactgcatatgttagcgtggtggaactgcatatgttagcgtggtggaactgcatatgttagcgtggtggaactgcatatgttagcgtggtggaactacatatgttagcgtggtagaactgcatatgttagcgtggtggaactgcatatgttagcgtggtggaactgcatatgttagcgtggtagaactgcatatgttagtgtggtggaactgcatatgttagcgtggtagaactgcatatgttagcgtggtagaactgcatatgttagcgtggtagaactgcatatgttagcgtggtagaactgcatatgttagcgtggtgtaactgcatatgttagcgtggtagaactgcatatgttagcgtggtggaactgcatatgttagcgtggtagaactgcatatgttagcgtggtggaactgcatatgttagcgtggtagaactgcatatgttagcgtggtggaactgcatatgttagcgtggtggaactgcatatgttagcgtggtggaactgcatatgttagcgtggtgGAACTGCACATGTTAGCGTGGTagaactgcatatgttagcgtggtggaactgcatatgttagcgtggtagaactgcatatgttagcgtggtagaactgcatatgttagcgtggtggaactgcatatgttagcgtggtagaactgcatatgttagcgtggtggaactgcatatgttagcgtggtagaactgcatatgttagcgtggtagaactgcatatgttagcgtggtggaactgcatatgttagcgtggtggaactgcatatgttagcgtggtgGAACTGCACATGTTAGCGTGGTagaactgcatatgttagcgtggtggaactgcatatgttagcgtggtggaactgcatatgttagcgtggtagaactgcatatgttagtgtggtggaactgcatatgttagcgtggtagaactgcatatgttagcgtggtagaactgcatatgttagcgtggtagaactgcatatgttagcgtggtgtaactgcatatgttagcgtggtagaactgcatatgttagcgtggtggaactgcatatgttagcgtggtagaactgcatatgttagcgtggtggaactgcatatgttagcgtggtagaactgcatatgttagcgtggtagaactgcatatgttagcgtggtggaactgcatatgttagcgtggtggaactgcatatgttagcgtggtgGAACTGCACATGTTAGCGTGGTagaactgcatatgttagcgtggtggaactgcatatgttagcgtggtggaactgcatatgttagcatggtaaaactgcatatgttagcgtggtagaactgcatatgttagcgtggtagaactgcatatgttagcgtggtggaactgcatatgttagcgtggtggaactgcatatgttagcgtggtggaactgcatatgttagcatggtaaaactgcatatgttagcgtggtggaactgcatatgttagcgtggtagaactgcatatgttagcgtggtggaactgcatatgttagcgtggtggaactgcatatgttagcgtggtagaactgcatatgttagtgtggtggaactgcatatgttagcgtggtagaactgcatatgttagcgtggtagaactgcatatgttagcgtggtagaactgcatatgttagcgtggtgtaactgcatatgttagcgtggtagaactgcatatgttagcgtggtggaactgcatatgttagcgtggtagaactgcatatgttagcgtggtggaactgcatatgttagcgtggtagaactgcatatgttagcgtggtagaactgcatatgttagcgtggtggaactgcatatgttagcgtggtggaactgcatatgttagcgtggtgGAACTGCACATGTTAGCGTGGTagaactgcatatgttagcgtggtggaactgcatatgttagcgtggtggaactgcatatgttagcatggtaaaactgcatatgttagcgtggtagaactgcatatgttagcgtggtagaactgcatatgttagcgtggtggaactgcatatgttagcgtggtggaactgcatatgttagcgtggtggaactgcatatgttagcatggtaaaactgcatatgttagcgtggtggaactgcatatgttagcatggtaaaactgcatatgttagcgtggtaGAACTGCTCCCAGAGCTGACATTTTCTGGAATGTCTGCTGATGGGGCGGAGCCTATCTGAGATGACCTGTCAATCACTGGGCCATCGGGAGCGGGACGACGTGCTACATGAAGCACTACGCTACGCAACGCATCATGGGTTACGTGATCGCTTCCTCCCCACAGGTCACATGGCGCTGGTGTCTGAGTTCCTGGGTCAGCTGACGCTGGCGCACAGCGGGGTGAGTAATGGCGCCGCACGGGGCCGCATTCCCACCGACGTGCCACATGCTTTCTAGAATGTTCTGCCGCGTCTCCGCAGGAGGCCGAGCCCACCTTTCCCACCGTGGTTCCGCTCAGGGACTTTGACCCGGCCAAAGACGCGGCGCGCTTGGACGCGGCCCTCAGAGTCAAAGGTGGGATGAGAAGGTGCTGGAATGTCACAGAAACACTCGATACGTCCACCAAGATGACAACGCCGTCTTGTCCGCAGGAGTGGACGAGCAAACCATCATTGACATCCTGACCAGGAGAACGTATGAGCAGCGCCGAGAGATCGCCTTCGACTACGAGCGACTTGCCAAGAAGGTTGCAGACGTCTCCGATGGTTCTCCCTTCATACGTGCGACATCATCATCACAGTCATGGTGATTTGCGTTATAGGACCTCGTGGTGGCCCTGAAGGGGGCGCTGTCCGGATCTTTGGAGGCGCTGATGCTGGGCCTGATGAAGAGCCCCACCCAGTACGACGCCTTCGAGCTCAAAGCCTCCATGAAGGTCGCCCTGGGCGTTACTGGCGGCCGGACCACCGGAAAGAAAAGGAGAAACACCAAACACTGACACTTGTTTTTCTCCTGCAGGGTCTCGGAACCGACGAGGAGACTCTCATCGAGATTGTCTGCTCCAGAAACAACGAAGAACTCGCCCAGATCAAGAAAGTTTACAGAGAAAGTGTGTAGCGTAATGCTAAATACAACACTGACGTTTGTTTACATCAGCTAGCACTGGTAAAAGCTGCTAGCGCTCCGTTAGCATCAGCTAGCATTGATAGAAGCTGCTAGCGCTCAGTTGGCATCAGCAAGCATTGATAGAAGCTGCTAGCAGTGATTAACGTCACTTAACATCAGCTAGCATTTATAGAAGCAACTAGCATCAATTGGACACGTGTTGCTGTGTCGACAGCGTTTAagaaggagctggacaaagacGTGGCAGGAGACACGTCGGGAGACTTCGCTAAGCTGCTGCTGGCTCTCGTGCAGGTTCCGAATGACGCCGGCTAACTCTTACGACGTAATGATGCTCCGAAACATGCGATCTGACACAACCTTTGCTCCtcagacgagacgagacgaacCGTCCAACGTGGTCGATTATCAGAAGATTGACGACGACGCCAAAGTGGGTTTGTTTTCATTCGCTCATCGATCAACCAACAATCCACTCGTTCACAACCTCTTGGTGACACTCAGAGTCTCTACGAAGCCGGCGTGAAGCGCAAAGGAACTGACGTGTCCGTTTGGATTTCCATCCTGACTCAGAGGAGCGTCCCCCACCTGCAGAGAGGTGAACGACACCCCCACAGGAAACACACGCTACAGATCATTaatgtgacgtgtgtgtgtgtgtgtgtgtgtgtgtgtgtgttagtctTTGAGCGCTACAACAGCTACAGTCCGTACGACCTGAAGGAGAGCATCAGGAAGGAAGTCAAAGGCGACCTGGAAAAGTCTTTCCTGACACTCGGTACGCCATCACTccttagcatgttagcttagCATTGCTTGCATTGGTTAGCCAGTTAGTtgatagcatgttagcatggcGTTGTCTTATTCCCCCAGAAACAGGTTAGCGtagttagcggttagcatgtcaTGCACAGGGACAGGGGTGGGCTTTGGGCCACAGGAGGTCAAAGGTGAACTGTGTTGACAGTGGAGTGTTTGGAGAACAAGCAGCTGTACTTCGCCAACAGACTCAACGAGGCCATGAAGGTAACGCCTGACGTCTGTCGCACCCGGGTGGCCTCTCCTGTGTGTGACCTTCGTGTGACCTTTGTGTGAGCCCAGGGTAAAGGTGCCAAGGAGAAGGTGCTGACTCGCATCCTCGTGTCTCGCTGCCAAGTGGACCTCATGAAGATCAGAAGCGTCTTCAAGAAGCAACACAGACGCTCTCTGTACCAGACCATCATAGTACGCACACACACCTCATCCTCATTCTCATCATGGTCAACATCCTCATCACATCATTCTAATCCACATTCTCATCCCTATTATCCTCATCCACATCATCCTCCTTCTCACCCCTATCATCCTTACACTCATTCTCCTCATCCatttcctcctcatcctcatcctcctcattGATTCTCATTGTCAAGTTCTTCTCCACTTTGTGCATCCTCCAACTTGACGAAAGGGCTTCAGTTGCTACGCTGAAGAAACGTGATCCACTGCACGCTTTGTTTCCTGAAGTTGATTCAATGTGGTTGAAATCAGGAGCTGAAACCTTCACGAGGACAAACATGTAAGATCAAGGCAACAGGATATTAGAATATTAGAACTATTTTTACAATTCAACATTCGTGTTCAACTTGTTTCCTCCGACTGGGGGATTAAATACAAATCTATGAAATAAAGCCCACGATTTAACTAACATTTCAACAAGTACGTTAAATATTCATCGTTTGTATTTCATGCCCTAAACACGCTGCTCGTGCCTTGGCAAAATTACAGTCAATTAACCAAACACGGACCCCCGCATGCCCACGTGTGCCACAAACGATCGGCGGCATGAAGGAAAGTCAAGACTTTCTAAAGAAGATTTCACTTTCTTACCGGCTGCCTCTTCAGACTCGTAGCTCCACTTGCACAGTCACACCGAGTTAGCGCACGTGTCGGCACCTTGCCTGCCTAAAAGGAAGTTGCATGTGTTTGGCGCACGGGGAGTCTAACTTCCGGTCCCAACCAGATCTTCCGTAGCAACTAAAAATAGTTTAACAACTACACTAACGAAATCTTATTTACTTAAGGctagaaatatatatactgattttatttattatttaagttGTTTTCCCTTTCCTTTTATCAATTTGAAATAAGGTCTTTTTCAATGTGACTTGACTCTCATTCACATCATTGTAACACTCACCCTCTTCATCCCCTTCCTCATCATCATTCTTACCCTCACTCTCATTTCTCATCACTATCATCATCCTCGTGATTATCATATTCATTCTCATCTGCATCCTCATTCCCACCGTCATCCTCATCACTATCCTCCTCATTGTCTTCATTCTCATCCGCCTCATCGTTCTTATGCCCATTCTCCCCATCCCATCATCCTCATCTTGACTCCTGTTTTAGTCTCATTCTCATCActatcatcctcctcctcatgcTCATTATCATCCTAATCGTCATCCTTGTACTCATTCTCCTCATCCCATCCACTCATCATTCTCATCTGCATCCTCATTCTCTCATTCCTCTCATCCTCATCACTATCATTGTCATTCTCACCTACCTCATCATCCTTATAGCCATTCTCATCTCATCCTGGTGGTGCTTTCAGGAGCACACCAAGGGAGACTACCAGGCGGCTCTGCTGAGTTTGTGTGGAGGAGACGACTGAACCCTGATTGGACGGCCAGCAGACGTCATAAGCGGCCTATCCAGACGTTCGCCACGCTGTGACGTCATCAGCCACGATGCCTCCGTGCTTCGTGAGCGGCTTGAATcaataaaacaaagtaaaagcTTTTCTTGCCTCTTGGTCGGTAGCAGCACGTGACCACCAGGGGGCAGCAGAGACAGTCACTAAAGTTTTACTTCGCCTTgtcgtgtgtgcgcgcgtgtgtgtgatgTCGACAGAAACGGGACTCAAACGAGCAGCATTCGTAAAAGCAGCAAAGCGCTGGCGGGAAGTCTCGACGAACAAAAGAAGCTTTCTGTTCAGGCGTCATCAGAAGTTTTGTTTCCGCCGCACGTCGGCGTGCAGCACAAACAATATGCAAATGAGGCGCCGCGTGAACGTCTGCCAATCACGACTCGCTAGCTGCCGAGTCGCTCGGCCCGCGGCGTGGAGCTCTGATGGCGGAGTCGCGCGGCCTGCTTGGTTTTGGCGCTTCGCTCGAGCGCAAACCTTTCTTCCGCGCGGCAAACGGCAAAGAAACGCAGGAGCTCCACCACGTGTTGCACTTTCATCCTGACAGCAGACGTTGGGAACgttttcatgtttatttgacATTTCACACAAACATCAGCTCTAACTAGAAAACTTGTACTTTTATTAGCGTttcacacaaacaacaacaactctcACAAGAAAACTTATTTTATTAGCATTCACACTGTTTGGACCAAAACCCTTGCTGGGACTCTTAGGACACCAACAACTCTTAGATTACACGACTGTTAGGTCTTATGACCAGGACGGTTACCACAAGGACTGTTAG
The sequence above is a segment of the Dunckerocampus dactyliophorus isolate RoL2022-P2 chromosome 3, RoL_Ddac_1.1, whole genome shotgun sequence genome. Coding sequences within it:
- the LOC129178134 gene encoding annexin A2-like isoform X3, giving the protein MGRSLSEMTCQSLGHRERDDVLHEALRYATHHGLRDRFLPTGHMALVSEFLGQLTLAHSGEAEPTFPTVVPLRDFDPAKDAARLDAALRVKGVDEQTIIDILTRRTYEQRREIAFDYERLAKKDLVVALKGALSGSLEALMLGLMKSPTQYDAFELKASMKGLGTDEETLIEIVCSRNNEELAQIKKVYRETFKKELDKDVAGDTSGDFAKLLLALVQTRRDEPSNVVDYQKIDDDAKSLYEAGVKRKGTDVSVWISILTQRSVPHLQRVFERYNSYSPYDLKESIRKEVKGDLEKSFLTLVECLENKQLYFANRLNEAMKGKGAKEKVLTRILVSRCQVDLMKIRSVFKKQHRRSLYQTIIEHTKGDYQAALLSLCGGDD
- the LOC129178134 gene encoding annexin A2-like isoform X1; protein product: MGRSLSEMTCQSLGHRERDDVLHEALRYATHHGLRDRFLPTGHMALVSEFLGQLTLAHSGEAEPTFPTVVPLRDFDPAKDAARLDAALRVKGVDEQTIIDILTRRTYEQRREIAFDYERLAKKDLVVALKGALSGSLEALMLGLMKSPTQYDAFELKASMKGLGTDEETLIEIVCSRNNEELAQIKKVYRETFKKELDKDVAGDTSGDFAKLLLALVQTRRDEPSNVVDYQKIDDDAKSLYEAGVKRKGTDVSVWISILTQRSVPHLQRVFERYNSYSPYDLKESIRKEVKGDLEKSFLTLVECLENKQLYFANRLNEAMKGKGAKEKVLTRILVSRCQVDLMKIRSVFKKQHRRSLYQTIIFFSTLCILQLDERASVATLKKRDPLHALFPEVDSMWLKSGAETFTRTNMSTPRETTRRLC
- the LOC129178134 gene encoding annexin A2-like isoform X2, whose translation is MGRSLSEMTCQSLGHRERDDVLHEALRYATHHGLRDRFLPTGHMALVSEFLGQLTLAHSGEAEPTFPTVVPLRDFDPAKDAARLDAALRVKGVDEQTIIDILTRRTYEQRREIAFDYERLAKKDLVVALKGALSGSLEALMLGLMKSPTQYDAFELKASMKGLGTDEETLIEIVCSRNNEELAQIKKVYRETFKKELDKDVAGDTSGDFAKLLLALVQTRRDEPSNVVDYQKIDDDAKSLYEAGVKRKGTDVSVWISILTQRSVPHLQRVFERYNSYSPYDLKESIRKEVKGDLEKSFLTLVECLENKQLYFANRLNEAMKGKGAKEKVLTRILVSRCQVDLMKIRSVFKKQHRRSLYQTIIVRTHTSSSFSSWSTSSSHHSNPHSHPYYPHPHHPPSHPYHPYTHSPHPFPPHPHPPH
- the LOC129178134 gene encoding annexin A2-like isoform X4 — encoded protein: MALVSEFLGQLTLAHSGEAEPTFPTVVPLRDFDPAKDAARLDAALRVKGVDEQTIIDILTRRTYEQRREIAFDYERLAKKDLVVALKGALSGSLEALMLGLMKSPTQYDAFELKASMKGLGTDEETLIEIVCSRNNEELAQIKKVYRETFKKELDKDVAGDTSGDFAKLLLALVQTRRDEPSNVVDYQKIDDDAKSLYEAGVKRKGTDVSVWISILTQRSVPHLQRVFERYNSYSPYDLKESIRKEVKGDLEKSFLTLVECLENKQLYFANRLNEAMKGKGAKEKVLTRILVSRCQVDLMKIRSVFKKQHRRSLYQTIIFFSTLCILQLDERASVATLKKRDPLHALFPEVDSMWLKSGAETFTRTNMSTPRETTRRLC